A portion of the Faecalibacterium sp. I3-3-89 genome contains these proteins:
- the rpsL gene encoding 30S ribosomal protein S12, with the protein MPTFNQLVRKGRQVLATKSTAPALLKSYNSQKKQYSDLNSPQKRGVCTAVRTMTPKKPNSALRKVARVRLTNGIEVTSYIPGIGHNLQEHSVVLIRGGRVKDLPGVRYHIIRGTLDTQGVAGRNQARSKYGAKRPKAGAAKK; encoded by the coding sequence ATGCCTACTTTTAACCAGCTTGTACGCAAAGGCCGTCAGGTCCTGGCTACGAAGAGCACTGCTCCCGCCCTGCTGAAGAGCTACAATTCTCAGAAGAAACAGTATTCTGATCTGAACAGCCCCCAGAAGCGCGGTGTCTGCACTGCAGTCCGTACCATGACCCCCAAGAAGCCTAACTCTGCTCTGCGTAAGGTCGCCCGTGTCCGCCTCACGAATGGTATCGAGGTCACCTCTTACATTCCCGGTATCGGCCATAACCTGCAGGAGCACTCCGTCGTGCTGATCCGTGGCGGTCGTGTTAAGGACCTGCCCGGTGTGCGTTACCACATCATCCGTGGTACCCTGGATACTCAGGGTGTTGCAGGCCGTAATCAGGCCCGCTCCAAGTACGGCGCAAAGCGTCCTAAGGCCGGTGCTGCAAAGAAGTAA
- the rpsG gene encoding 30S ribosomal protein S7: protein MPRRGNIAKRDVLADPIYNSKMVTRLVNSVMLDGKKGVAQKIVYEAFSMIQEKTGNDPLETFEKAMENIMPSLECKTRRVGGANYQVPLEVSPARRETLGLRWLTAYSRSRGEKTMAQRLAAEIMDAANNTGNAVKKREDTHKMAEANKAFAHFRY from the coding sequence ATGCCTAGAAGAGGTAACATTGCTAAGCGCGATGTCTTAGCTGATCCTATTTACAATTCCAAGATGGTCACCCGTCTGGTCAACAGCGTCATGCTGGACGGCAAGAAGGGCGTCGCTCAGAAGATCGTTTACGAGGCTTTCTCCATGATTCAGGAGAAGACCGGCAACGATCCTCTCGAGACTTTCGAGAAGGCGATGGAGAACATCATGCCCAGCCTCGAGTGCAAGACCCGCCGCGTTGGCGGTGCTAACTACCAGGTTCCTCTGGAAGTCAGCCCTGCCCGCCGCGAGACTCTGGGCCTGCGCTGGCTGACTGCTTACAGCCGCAGCCGTGGTGAGAAGACCATGGCACAGCGTCTGGCTGCTGAGATCATGGATGCTGCCAACAACACCGGCAACGCCGTGAAGAAGCGCGAGGATACCCACAAGATGGCCGAGGCCAACAAGGCTTTCGCTCATTTCCGTTATTGA